The following coding sequences lie in one Cyanobacterium stanieri LEGE 03274 genomic window:
- a CDS encoding Mur ligase family protein — translation MVKFPLALAVATAKVITGTVRLLGLGAASVLPGAIARRFHPRLLAVLSKQIKQGVILVVGTNGKTTTSLLLKEILENAGYRVIHNSTGANLINGLVTCLIDNSSLWGKIDADYAILEVDENVLPLVLAQCNPSHILALNLFRDQLDRYGEVDTISYRWQGAIAPLSQATTIVINGDDPTLCYLGQNIDKKVLFFGLNEKDLYLEEIPHAVDSIYCPKCGHPLDYQGVYLSHLGDYNCPKCDFTKSKLDVNSQEWQQILIGVYNKYNTLAAGLLAQSIGVEKQIINQTITNFKAAFGRAEELTINNKNIRILLSKNPVGMNETIRAVNDLKKINPHCTTMMILNDRTPDGTDVSWIWDVDMEKLVASGGNIVVSGDRVYDMALRLKYSLDTTENNLNLIIKENLPQAIEEALKITPENQTLYIIPTYSAMLEVRKILVGRSIL, via the coding sequence ATGGTTAAGTTTCCTTTAGCTTTGGCGGTAGCAACGGCAAAAGTTATTACTGGCACTGTGCGTTTACTGGGGTTAGGGGCAGCTAGTGTGTTGCCTGGGGCAATTGCTAGGCGTTTTCACCCTCGTTTGTTGGCTGTTTTATCGAAGCAGATTAAGCAAGGGGTAATTTTGGTGGTTGGTACTAATGGGAAGACAACTACTTCTCTTTTGTTAAAGGAAATTTTGGAAAATGCTGGTTATCGGGTGATTCATAATTCTACGGGGGCTAATTTAATTAATGGTTTGGTTACTTGCTTGATTGATAATAGTAGTCTTTGGGGCAAAATTGATGCTGATTATGCCATACTTGAAGTTGATGAAAATGTTTTACCTTTAGTATTGGCACAGTGTAATCCTAGTCATATTTTAGCTTTAAATTTATTCCGAGATCAATTAGATCGTTATGGGGAAGTTGATACCATTAGTTATCGTTGGCAAGGGGCGATCGCACCTTTATCCCAAGCCACTACAATTGTCATAAATGGAGACGATCCCACCCTCTGTTATTTAGGTCAAAATATTGATAAAAAAGTATTGTTTTTTGGCTTAAATGAAAAAGATTTATACTTAGAAGAAATTCCTCACGCTGTAGATTCTATTTACTGTCCAAAATGTGGTCATCCTCTTGACTATCAAGGGGTTTATCTGTCTCACCTTGGGGATTATAACTGTCCTAAATGTGATTTTACAAAAAGTAAATTAGACGTTAATAGTCAAGAATGGCAACAAATTTTAATAGGTGTTTATAATAAATATAATACCCTTGCTGCAGGATTATTAGCTCAATCTATTGGTGTCGAAAAACAAATCATAAATCAAACAATAACTAACTTTAAAGCGGCTTTTGGTAGAGCAGAAGAATTAACAATTAATAACAAAAATATTCGCATTCTTTTATCTAAAAATCCCGTGGGCATGAATGAAACCATTCGGGCTGTTAATGATCTTAAAAAAATTAATCCCCATTGTACCACTATGATGATTTTAAACGATCGCACCCCAGATGGTACAGATGTATCATGGATATGGGACGTAGATATGGAAAAATTAGTTGCCTCAGGAGGAAATATTGTTGTCAGTGGAGATAGGGTTTATGACATGGCATTAAGGTTAAAATATAGTCTCGACACCACCGAAAACAACTTAAACTTAATCATCAAAGAAAATTTACCTCAAGCCATTGAGGAGGCTTTAAAAATTACTCCAGAAAATCAAACTCTATATATTATTCCGACCTATTCTGCTATGTTAGAAGTTAGAAAAATCTTAGTAGGCCGAAGTATCTTATAA
- the psbQ gene encoding photosystem II protein PsbQ — protein sequence MKKLRPILSLILVLVTTLLVSCSSPSKAKIPTVYTPEKIEQLQIYRAPIAEAREKMTTLEEFIKKENWVDTRTFIHGPLGSLRQSMANASSRLLQKDQKSAQNLARELFSHFERIDAAAKEKNYSAAQAQYFEAIKDFDAYLDMIPTNS from the coding sequence ATGAAAAAATTACGTCCTATTCTTTCCCTTATCTTAGTCTTAGTGACTACATTGTTGGTAAGCTGTAGTAGCCCTAGCAAGGCAAAAATTCCCACGGTTTACACCCCTGAAAAAATTGAACAATTACAGATATATCGCGCCCCCATTGCCGAGGCCAGGGAAAAAATGACTACCCTTGAAGAATTTATTAAAAAGGAAAATTGGGTCGATACCAGAACCTTTATTCATGGACCTTTAGGAAGCCTCAGACAGTCTATGGCTAATGCTTCTAGTCGTTTACTTCAAAAAGATCAAAAATCCGCTCAGAACCTAGCTAGAGAGTTATTCAGTCATTTTGAAAGAATTGACGCGGCTGCAAAGGAAAAAAATTATAGTGCCGCCCAAGCTCAATATTTTGAAGCTATTAAGGATTTTGATGCTTATCTTGATATGATTCCCACTAATAGTTAA
- a CDS encoding aspartate-semialdehyde dehydrogenase, with protein sequence MSKNIRVAILGATGAVGTEIINLLIERNFPLSNLKLLASSRSAGKTISFKNQSLTIEEVTENSFDDVDIVLASAGGSTSKKWARAIVEAGAVMIDNSSAFRMDDNVPLVVPEINPQDAQNHQGIIANPNCTTILMGVAIYPLHKIQPIKRIIVSTYQSASGAGARAMEEVKNQAQAILNGETPNPEILPYPLAFNLFPHNSPILENHYCEEEMKMVNETRKIFGDNSIRISATCIRVPVLRAHSEAINLEFEQPFAVDEAKKLLNQAEGVTVVDDWANNYFPMPIDATGKDDVLVGRIRQDISSDNNIELWLCGDQIRKGAALNAVQIAELLIEKQWLGK encoded by the coding sequence TTGTCTAAGAATATTCGAGTAGCAATTTTAGGTGCAACTGGGGCGGTTGGCACAGAAATTATCAACCTATTAATTGAGCGTAATTTTCCCCTCTCTAATTTAAAACTTCTAGCTTCTAGCCGTTCAGCTGGAAAAACAATCTCCTTTAAAAATCAATCTTTAACCATCGAAGAAGTAACGGAAAATTCCTTTGATGATGTGGATATTGTCTTGGCCTCTGCGGGTGGTTCAACCTCTAAAAAATGGGCAAGGGCGATCGTTGAAGCAGGAGCGGTGATGATTGATAATTCCAGCGCTTTTCGCATGGATGACAATGTACCTTTGGTGGTACCCGAAATTAATCCCCAAGATGCCCAAAACCATCAAGGAATTATTGCCAATCCTAACTGCACCACTATTCTAATGGGGGTTGCCATTTATCCTTTACATAAAATTCAACCCATTAAACGTATTATAGTTTCTACCTATCAGTCTGCTAGTGGGGCAGGGGCAAGGGCAATGGAGGAAGTAAAAAATCAAGCCCAAGCCATTCTCAATGGTGAAACCCCTAACCCTGAAATATTACCCTATCCCCTCGCTTTTAATTTATTCCCCCATAATTCCCCTATCCTCGAGAATCACTATTGTGAGGAGGAGATGAAGATGGTTAATGAAACCAGAAAGATTTTTGGAGATAACAGTATTCGTATTAGTGCCACCTGTATTCGTGTGCCTGTGTTACGAGCGCACTCGGAGGCCATTAACTTAGAATTTGAACAACCTTTTGCGGTGGATGAAGCGAAAAAACTGCTCAATCAAGCCGAAGGGGTAACAGTAGTTGATGATTGGGCAAACAATTATTTTCCCATGCCCATAGACGCCACTGGAAAAGATGATGTCTTAGTGGGCAGAATTCGTCAAGATATATCTAGTGATAATAATATCGAATTATGGTTATGTGGTGACCAAATTCGTAAAGGGGCTGCCCTAAATGCGGTGCAAATTGCCGAATTACTAATTGAAAAGCAGTGGCTGGGTAAATAA
- a CDS encoding cytochrome c biogenesis protein — MSISPSSDNSSFNDSISKFFRKLLAMVADLRLAIVLLLAIALFSISGTVIEQNQGLSYYQENYPENPALWGFFTWKLLLNLGFDHVYTTWWYVSILVLFGTSLIACTFRRQLPALKAAQIWKYYRQPREFNKLALSAELSVNGLAEIKESLTKKGYKIHQDNDSLYAQKGIIGRVGPIIVHIGMIVILLGAIWGAFTGFFAQEMIAEGETFTIKNFIEAGALTNLKKPQDFSVKVKDFRIDYSPQGAVDQFYSDLSIIDQEGKELDKKTIFVNQPLRYKGVTFYQTSWSISGVKVQLNNSPIFQLPMAELDTKGKGRIWGTWIPTNPDMSNGVSLITKDLQGTMFIYDMSGQLVGATRPGMPVEVNGVNLKVLDLIGSTGLQIKADPGVPIVYLGFALLMVGVVMSYVSFSQVWVLEKDDSTFIGGKTNRAQVTFEREIFTMIDSL; from the coding sequence ATGAGTATTTCCCCTTCTTCTGACAATTCATCTTTTAATGACTCTATCTCTAAATTTTTCCGTAAACTTCTCGCCATGGTGGCGGATTTACGGTTAGCCATTGTATTGCTATTGGCGATCGCACTTTTTAGCATTTCAGGCACTGTCATCGAGCAAAATCAAGGGTTATCCTACTACCAAGAAAACTATCCAGAGAATCCCGCATTATGGGGTTTTTTCACATGGAAATTATTACTAAATTTGGGTTTTGATCATGTTTACACGACATGGTGGTATGTGTCTATATTAGTGCTTTTTGGTACTAGCCTAATTGCCTGTACATTTCGCCGTCAACTACCAGCGTTAAAGGCAGCTCAAATATGGAAATATTACCGTCAACCAAGGGAGTTTAATAAACTAGCTCTTAGTGCAGAATTATCTGTAAATGGTTTAGCAGAAATCAAAGAAAGTTTAACTAAAAAAGGATATAAAATTCATCAAGATAATGATAGTTTATACGCTCAAAAAGGAATTATCGGTAGAGTAGGACCTATTATCGTCCATATAGGCATGATAGTAATTTTATTGGGGGCAATTTGGGGAGCATTTACAGGATTTTTTGCCCAAGAAATGATTGCCGAAGGAGAAACTTTCACCATCAAAAATTTTATCGAAGCAGGAGCATTAACAAACCTCAAAAAACCTCAAGATTTTTCAGTAAAAGTAAAGGATTTTAGAATTGATTATAGCCCCCAAGGAGCAGTAGATCAATTTTATTCTGACCTTTCAATTATTGATCAAGAGGGCAAAGAATTAGACAAAAAAACTATCTTTGTCAATCAACCCCTAAGATATAAAGGAGTTACTTTTTATCAAACCAGTTGGAGCATTTCTGGAGTAAAAGTACAATTAAATAATAGTCCTATTTTCCAACTACCCATGGCGGAATTAGATACCAAAGGAAAAGGGCGCATCTGGGGTACATGGATACCCACTAACCCTGATATGAGCAATGGAGTATCTCTCATTACCAAAGACTTACAAGGTACAATGTTCATTTATGATATGTCAGGACAATTAGTTGGCGCTACTCGCCCGGGCATGCCTGTGGAGGTAAATGGCGTTAATCTCAAGGTTTTGGACTTAATTGGCTCTACGGGTTTACAAATAAAAGCTGATCCTGGAGTACCTATAGTTTACCTTGGTTTTGCTCTTTTGATGGTGGGAGTAGTTATGAGTTATGTTTCTTTCTCTCAGGTATGGGTATTGGAAAAGGACGATTCTACTTTCATTGGGGGGAAAACTAATCGCGCCCAAGTGACTTTTGAGCGAGAAATTTTTACTATGATTGATTCTTTGTAA
- a CDS encoding NAD(P)H-quinone oxidoreductase subunit N: MPLLTTGKTFIRDLEKTGALAVYAPLEGGFEGRYQRRLRTNGYHSISISARGLGDLSAYLMGVHGVRPAHLGKKNIGQEGAVGPTYFVPPIALSQVENLPPKSKGLVLWIIEGFVLSRQEKEYLANLSKIEPKIKVVLELGGERYFRWQPLSEAISAVA; encoded by the coding sequence ATGCCTTTATTAACTACAGGAAAAACCTTTATTCGTGACTTAGAAAAAACAGGAGCCTTGGCGGTGTATGCTCCCCTAGAAGGAGGTTTTGAAGGACGTTATCAAAGAAGATTACGCACCAATGGTTATCATAGTATTAGTATTTCGGCTAGGGGATTGGGAGATTTAAGTGCTTATTTAATGGGTGTCCATGGGGTGCGCCCAGCCCATTTAGGTAAGAAAAATATTGGGCAAGAAGGCGCAGTGGGGCCTACTTATTTTGTACCACCCATAGCACTGTCTCAGGTGGAAAATTTACCTCCTAAATCAAAAGGGTTGGTTTTATGGATTATTGAAGGGTTTGTGTTATCCCGTCAGGAGAAAGAATATTTAGCCAATTTGAGTAAAATTGAACCTAAAATTAAAGTGGTATTGGAATTAGGGGGAGAGCGTTATTTTCGTTGGCAACCTCTTTCTGAGGCGATTTCTGCGGTGGCTTAA
- a CDS encoding valine--tRNA ligase: protein MSGTEINLPPQYEAQQTEAKWQKYWEENQTFKANPDKKGQPYAIVIPPPNVTGKLHMGHAFNTSLIDTLVRYHRMKGKNTLCLPGTDHASIAVQTIIEKQLKAKGKTRDDLGREKFLQMAWAWREKSGGAIYNQLKRMGLSADWSRQRFTLDEKLSDSVKTAFVKLYEEGLIYRGKYMVNWCPESQSAVSDLEVENKEVNGSLWHFRYPLTDGSGFVEVATTRPETMLGDTAVAVNPNDGRYQDIIGKTLTLPLVGREIPIIADEYVDPTFGTGCVKVTPAHDPNDFAMGKRHDLPFITILNKDGSINENGGEFQGQDRFEARKNVVKAIDEAGCLVKVEAYTHSVPYSDRGKVPVEPLLSTQWYVKIKPLAQDALKELDEDKSPFFVPERWEKVYRDWLVKIEDWCISRQLWWGHQIPAWYVVSESNGEISDDTPFVVAHNEDEAQLKAIALYGEDAIIEQDPDVLDTWFSSGLWPFSTMGWPEKTIDLATYYPNATMVTGFDIIFFWVARMTMMSKHFTGQIPFKDVYIHGLVRDENGKKMSKSANNGIDPLLLSDKYGTDALRYTLIREVAGAGQDISLQYNRKSDESESVEASRNFANKLWNAARFVLMNLDGKTPQDLGYPSLTQLEMSDRWILSRFNQVIKQTDEYLENYGLGEAAKGLYEFIWGDFCDWYIELVKTRLRQDADSPSRIVAQQTLAYVLEGILKLLHPFMPHITEEIWHTLTQTEEGSLALQSYPVVDELLTFSSVVAVTNNSDMEELIIDLSDSSQFSSDNPTIVKVGNQLIGLLDQLPDQFSSIIKRYKQPLTLLLVIFLTLVVLQLVVSVSNAIYEFPLLAPVLRLVGLSYSGWFIYRNLVFAQTRQETIKRLTGLKQEIFGSKNVTASLQSSHGESVTPMVIDSLISEDLETSFTLLFETIRAIRNLRAEAEIKPSAQVSVILQSDSEEERRILKNTRNYIEELAKVENLSIIDSLTQEVPRAIASVVGTIQVLIPLEGVIDVDKLTAKLTKKMSKIEGEVKSLEGRLKNPNFTQKAPPEIIQTAQDNLDEAKTQLQILQNRLTLLQ, encoded by the coding sequence ATGAGTGGCACAGAAATAAACCTTCCCCCCCAGTATGAAGCCCAACAAACAGAAGCAAAATGGCAAAAATATTGGGAAGAAAATCAAACCTTCAAAGCAAACCCCGACAAAAAAGGGCAACCCTATGCCATCGTAATTCCCCCTCCTAATGTGACGGGAAAACTACACATGGGCCATGCTTTTAATACCTCATTGATTGATACCCTTGTTCGCTATCATCGCATGAAAGGCAAAAATACCCTTTGTCTCCCAGGCACCGATCATGCTAGTATTGCGGTACAGACGATTATTGAAAAACAACTCAAAGCCAAAGGAAAAACCAGAGACGATTTAGGTAGAGAAAAATTTTTACAAATGGCTTGGGCGTGGCGCGAAAAATCTGGGGGCGCGATTTATAATCAACTCAAAAGAATGGGTTTGTCTGCCGATTGGAGTCGTCAAAGATTTACCCTCGATGAAAAATTATCTGATTCCGTCAAAACCGCCTTTGTGAAACTCTACGAAGAAGGCTTGATTTACCGTGGTAAATACATGGTGAATTGGTGCCCTGAATCTCAATCAGCGGTATCAGATTTAGAGGTGGAAAATAAAGAAGTTAATGGCAGTCTTTGGCATTTTCGTTATCCCCTCACCGATGGCAGTGGTTTTGTGGAAGTGGCTACCACTCGCCCTGAAACCATGTTAGGAGATACGGCGGTAGCCGTTAACCCCAATGATGGACGTTACCAAGACATTATCGGTAAAACCCTCACCTTACCTCTTGTGGGGCGCGAAATTCCCATAATTGCCGATGAATATGTAGATCCCACTTTTGGTACAGGATGTGTTAAAGTTACACCAGCCCATGACCCTAATGATTTTGCCATGGGGAAACGTCATGATCTCCCTTTTATAACTATTCTTAACAAAGATGGCTCAATTAATGAAAATGGGGGTGAGTTTCAGGGGCAAGATAGATTTGAAGCCAGAAAAAATGTGGTTAAGGCTATTGATGAGGCAGGATGCTTAGTAAAAGTAGAAGCCTACACTCATAGTGTACCCTATAGCGATCGCGGTAAAGTACCCGTTGAGCCTTTGTTATCTACCCAATGGTATGTAAAAATTAAACCCCTTGCCCAAGATGCCCTCAAGGAATTAGATGAGGATAAATCCCCTTTCTTTGTGCCTGAGAGATGGGAAAAGGTATATCGTGATTGGTTGGTAAAAATTGAGGATTGGTGTATTTCCCGTCAGTTGTGGTGGGGGCATCAAATCCCCGCTTGGTATGTGGTAAGTGAAAGTAATGGGGAAATTAGTGATGATACTCCCTTTGTGGTTGCCCATAACGAGGATGAAGCCCAGCTAAAGGCGATCGCCCTTTACGGGGAAGATGCTATAATTGAGCAAGATCCAGATGTACTCGATACATGGTTTTCCTCAGGATTATGGCCATTTTCTACCATGGGTTGGCCAGAAAAAACCATCGACTTAGCCACCTATTATCCCAATGCTACCATGGTAACAGGGTTTGATATTATCTTTTTCTGGGTAGCGCGGATGACGATGATGTCAAAACATTTTACTGGGCAAATACCTTTTAAGGATGTTTATATCCATGGTTTGGTAAGGGATGAAAACGGCAAAAAAATGTCTAAATCCGCCAATAATGGCATCGATCCTTTATTATTAAGTGATAAGTATGGCACCGATGCCCTTCGTTATACCCTCATCCGTGAAGTGGCAGGGGCAGGGCAAGACATTAGCTTACAATATAACCGTAAAAGCGATGAATCGGAATCCGTGGAAGCATCCCGCAACTTCGCCAACAAACTTTGGAATGCAGCCCGATTTGTGTTAATGAATTTGGATGGTAAAACTCCCCAAGACTTGGGTTATCCTTCCCTAACTCAGTTGGAAATGAGTGATAGATGGATTCTCTCTCGTTTTAACCAAGTTATCAAACAAACCGATGAATATTTAGAAAATTATGGCTTAGGGGAAGCGGCTAAAGGATTATATGAATTTATTTGGGGTGACTTTTGCGACTGGTATATCGAGTTAGTGAAAACTCGCCTCAGACAAGATGCCGATTCCCCTTCCCGTATCGTTGCCCAACAAACCCTTGCCTATGTGCTAGAAGGTATCTTAAAATTATTACATCCTTTCATGCCCCACATTACCGAAGAAATTTGGCATACCCTCACCCAAACAGAAGAAGGTAGTCTCGCCTTACAATCTTATCCTGTGGTTGATGAGTTATTAACTTTCTCCTCGGTGGTAGCGGTGACGAATAATAGTGATATGGAAGAATTGATTATTGATTTGAGTGATTCTAGTCAGTTTTCCAGTGATAACCCTACCATTGTTAAAGTGGGTAATCAATTAATTGGTTTGTTGGATCAATTGCCTGACCAATTTAGTTCTATTATTAAAAGATACAAGCAACCTTTAACTTTATTGTTAGTTATATTTTTAACTTTGGTTGTTTTGCAGTTGGTGGTATCGGTTTCCAATGCTATCTATGAGTTTCCCCTTCTTGCCCCTGTGTTGAGGTTAGTGGGTTTAAGTTATTCTGGTTGGTTTATCTATCGTAATCTAGTCTTTGCACAAACTAGACAAGAAACCATTAAACGTTTGACTGGTTTAAAACAAGAGATTTTTGGTTCAAAAAATGTCACTGCTTCTTTACAGTCTAGCCATGGAGAAAGTGTTACCCCGATGGTAATTGATAGTTTAATTTCTGAGGATTTAGAAACCAGTTTTACTTTACTCTTTGAAACTATTCGCGCCATTCGTAATTTACGGGCGGAGGCGGAAATTAAACCTAGCGCCCAAGTGTCTGTTATTCTTCAGTCTGATAGTGAGGAAGAAAGACGAATTTTGAAAAATACTCGTAACTACATTGAGGAGTTGGCTAAGGTGGAGAATCTCTCTATCATAGATAGTTTAACTCAAGAAGTGCCAAGGGCGATCGCCTCGGTGGTTGGTACAATTCAAGTATTAATTCCCCTAGAAGGTGTTATCGATGTAGATAAGTTAACCGCCAAATTAACTAAAAAAATGAGTAAAATCGAAGGGGAAGTAAAATCCCTTGAGGGGCGTTTAAAGAATCCTAATTTTACCCAAAAAGCCCCCCCTGAAATTATTCAAACAGCCCAAGATAATTTGGATGAAGCTAAAACTCAATTACAAATTTTACAAAATAGATTAACTTTACTCCAGTAG
- the psaM gene encoding photosystem I reaction center subunit XII has protein sequence MPISDTQVFVALAIALVPAILAFRLSTELYK, from the coding sequence ATGCCTATTTCTGATACTCAAGTTTTCGTTGCTTTAGCCATTGCTTTAGTACCTGCTATTCTTGCTTTCCGCTTATCCACTGAATTATATAAATAA
- a CDS encoding helix-hairpin-helix domain-containing protein yields the protein MIKLDWRERAIARKIEQNPYYRFQNLSEIRVGAKLGISIDVNQACVDDWLRLPGISITQARTLVEMNNSGIQILCIEDLAATLGISVTKIAFWKPILNFSYYDQNSFHAPPKINPNTATLEQLEAIPNLDHDMASKIIKNREEEGKYRNLPHLQQRLSLSPDFVYHLMYYFQFD from the coding sequence ATGATTAAACTAGACTGGCGAGAAAGGGCGATCGCCCGTAAAATAGAACAAAATCCCTATTATCGTTTCCAAAATCTGTCTGAAATTAGAGTAGGGGCAAAACTAGGTATTTCTATAGACGTAAATCAAGCCTGTGTCGATGATTGGTTAAGGCTTCCGGGGATTTCTATTACCCAAGCTCGTACCCTCGTAGAGATGAATAATTCGGGCATTCAAATCCTTTGTATAGAAGATTTAGCCGCCACCCTAGGCATTTCCGTAACCAAGATTGCTTTTTGGAAACCCATTCTTAACTTTTCTTATTATGACCAAAATAGCTTCCATGCACCTCCAAAAATAAACCCCAATACAGCCACCCTAGAGCAACTAGAAGCCATCCCAAACCTTGATCATGACATGGCCTCTAAAATTATCAAAAATAGAGAGGAGGAGGGCAAATATCGTAATTTACCCCACTTACAGCAAAGATTATCTTTATCCCCTGACTTTGTTTATCATCTCATGTATTATTTCCAATTTGATTAA
- a CDS encoding exopolysaccharide biosynthesis protein, whose protein sequence is MAKLSVELERYFLLEERGDIIFFDDILLLAGDRIFGFLLLILSLPSALPIPAPGYSIPFGILILLLAIQFMIGYQIPWLPNRFKRGKMKTVMAKGFVEKGLPWLKRLETITKPRLTSVCNSHIGKIVLGGAIALMAISMMIPIPGTNTAPAVGIFITAFGLQEDDGFICLLGLIVCIVAGCLSASIIFGAIVGSSSLWQFINK, encoded by the coding sequence ATGGCGAAGTTATCGGTTGAGTTGGAGCGCTATTTTTTGCTTGAGGAAAGGGGGGATATTATTTTTTTTGATGATATTCTTCTTTTGGCGGGCGATCGCATTTTTGGCTTTCTGTTACTGATTTTGTCTTTACCTTCGGCGTTGCCGATTCCTGCCCCAGGTTATTCTATCCCTTTTGGCATACTTATTCTTTTATTGGCGATTCAGTTTATGATTGGTTATCAAATACCTTGGTTACCTAATCGCTTTAAGAGGGGTAAAATGAAAACGGTTATGGCTAAAGGTTTTGTGGAAAAGGGTTTACCCTGGCTCAAACGCTTGGAAACTATCACTAAACCCCGTTTAACTTCTGTTTGTAATAGCCATATTGGTAAAATTGTTCTAGGCGGTGCGATCGCCCTTATGGCCATTTCCATGATGATTCCCATCCCCGGCACCAATACCGCCCCTGCGGTGGGTATTTTCATCACGGCTTTTGGTTTACAGGAGGATGATGGTTTTATCTGTCTTTTGGGTTTGATTGTTTGTATTGTCGCTGGATGTTTATCTGCGTCTATTATATTCGGTGCAATCGTTGGAAGTTCTTCCCTTTGGCAGTTTATCAATAAATAG
- a CDS encoding ATP phosphoribosyltransferase regulatory subunit — MLHQAPAGARDLLPLEVAQKSWINDRLQQVFQNWGYKRIVTSTIQWLDTLMAGGAIKPTTVIPLQNIGEGNLALRPELTASIARAAVTRMQNDTVQRLCYRANVFRNSAEGHHGKQLEFYQAGVELLFTDGLLADGETILLVANCLERLGIQEWQLLLGDAGLTKGLLSQFPSHLRGDILNCLANLDRVALEGLKLDGDLKVKALELFDLRGNAQQVLSRVSSLDIDGDTRKAVKHLEDLLELVNHSYGKPLPIVLDLSLVQTFDYYTGIVFEVVGFSDSQPRVLGQGGRYNQLLGLYHPQKEDYPGIGFSFNIEDLHSCLLSGANLPKTTPPSDWLVIPENSEAAKMALDYAQRLRHSEHIVRVELELQYRSAEQIRLYAEDEGIKYLAWIGADGMPKIEVV, encoded by the coding sequence ATGCTTCATCAAGCCCCTGCAGGCGCTAGAGACTTATTGCCCTTAGAAGTTGCCCAAAAAAGCTGGATTAATGATCGACTTCAGCAAGTATTTCAAAATTGGGGTTATAAAAGGATTGTTACTTCCACTATTCAATGGTTAGATACTTTAATGGCAGGAGGTGCGATCAAACCTACTACGGTGATACCCTTACAAAATATCGGAGAGGGAAATCTTGCCTTACGTCCAGAATTGACGGCCTCCATTGCCCGTGCTGCGGTGACGAGAATGCAGAATGACACGGTGCAAAGGCTGTGTTACCGTGCCAATGTGTTTCGCAACAGTGCTGAGGGGCATCATGGTAAACAGTTAGAATTTTATCAAGCTGGGGTGGAATTACTCTTTACTGATGGACTTTTGGCTGATGGGGAAACCATTCTTTTGGTGGCTAATTGTTTGGAAAGGTTAGGTATTCAAGAATGGCAGTTGTTGTTGGGGGATGCTGGATTAACTAAGGGGCTTTTAAGTCAATTTCCTAGCCATCTCAGAGGAGATATTCTCAATTGTTTGGCTAATTTAGATCGTGTTGCCTTGGAAGGGTTAAAATTGGATGGGGATTTAAAGGTTAAGGCTTTAGAGTTATTTGATTTGAGAGGGAATGCGCAACAGGTTTTAAGTAGAGTTAGTAGCCTAGATATTGATGGGGATACCAGAAAAGCGGTTAAGCATCTTGAGGATTTATTGGAGTTGGTAAATCACAGTTATGGTAAGCCTCTGCCCATTGTGTTGGATTTAAGTTTGGTGCAAACCTTTGATTATTATACGGGGATTGTTTTTGAAGTAGTTGGTTTTAGTGATAGTCAACCTCGTGTATTGGGGCAGGGGGGAAGATATAATCAATTATTAGGTTTATACCATCCTCAAAAGGAGGATTATCCCGGTATTGGTTTTTCTTTTAATATTGAGGATTTACATAGTTGTTTATTGTCGGGGGCCAATTTACCAAAAACGACTCCTCCTAGTGATTGGCTGGTTATTCCTGAAAATTCTGAGGCAGCAAAAATGGCTTTAGATTATGCCCAAAGGTTGCGCCATAGTGAACATATTGTCAGGGTGGAGTTAGAATTACAATATCGCTCGGCGGAGCAAATTAGGCTTTATGCTGAGGATGAAGGTATTAAGTATTTGGCTTGGATTGGGGCTGATGGTATGCCTAAAATTGAAGTTGTTTAA